Proteins from one Salmo salar chromosome ssa29, Ssal_v3.1, whole genome shotgun sequence genomic window:
- the rec8b gene encoding REC8 meiotic recombination protein b isoform X4, which translates to MFYYPNVLQRHSGCFSTIWLAATKGIRITRRELLRVNVGRTCEDIMDYVTVQVAPLCPGLPRPRFSLYLSSQLQYGVVIVYHRQCGFLLEEIQQTIERLVRSERHARIDLAEPDRQAPNVPDSLFLLQEAEGAQDPFFGVMGFEHLLPSPYRIPQPWQLIESMTPERPIGASPGTAPEDGGFKSPPDAITLKEKEQLVIVAVGFEGADLPEATGKEIDMLLEQQDQFHDELEEREREREGERSRDMEPGMTSIDQLKVSVVVGDSVWLLDEETGLPMEVPLEVVPMEMTPPQVAMPSAPDTEREGESASQSERGTEKAAESSCGELPHIDAPPPKRRGRRRQLIFADPQVQISQDTMRVQIEDTKVETLLLSQVLINFPAQKKLLPAELYTAPSGSLLHPDLLLLWKQCAVLTTLPRTGERGREEETEEEGSSEMERVRIEVERKRTDSSMREIPQELLKSGGAAPSEASAEFLLDVSREDKSLEQITPVSRWSPMEEAPVPMEAIEEEHVALPGREEEIEGRECGVLVPPEVWESHLLLSVAPGGRPHYRSPHSLQTARAGVCWGPGCMSG; encoded by the exons ATGTTTTACTATCCAAACGTTCTTCAGAGGCACTCCGGTTGCTTTTCCACTATTTG GTTGGCAGCCACCAAAGGGATCAGGATAACACGCAGAGAGCTTCTGAGGGTCAACGTTGGGCGGACATG TGAGGACATCATGGATTACGTGACGGTCCAGGTGGCTCCACTCTGCCCTGGTCTCCCTCGGCCTCGCTTCTCCCTCTACCTGTCCTCCCAGCTGCAGTATGGGGTGGTTATCGTCTACCACCGCCAGTGTGGTTTCCttctgg aGGAGATCCAGCAGACCATTGAGCGCCTGGTACGCTCTGAGAGACACGCACGCATCGACCTGGCTGAGCCTGACAG ACAAGCCCCAAATGTCCCAGACTCCCTGTTCCTGCTGCAGGAGGCCGAGGGGGCACAGGACCCCTTCTTTGGGGTGATGGGCTTTGAGCACCTGTTGCCTAGTCCCTATAGGATCCCTCAG CCATGGCAGCTGATTGAGAGCATGACTCCAGAGCGCCCCATAGGGGCCAGTCCTGGAACTGCACCAGAGGACGGAG gtttCAAATCCCCTCCTGATGCCATTACCCTGAAAGAGAAGGAGCAGCTTGTCATCGTTGCTGTTGGG TTTGAAGGAGCTGACCTTCCTGAAGCCACTGGCAAAGAGATTGACATGCTTTTGGAGCAGCAGGACCAATTCCATgacg agctagaagagagggaaagggagagagagggagagagaagcagggacATGGAGCCAGGCATGACCTCCATTGACCA gctgAAGGTGTCGGTggtggtgggggacagtgtgtggcTGCTGGATGAGGAGACCGGTCTGCCCATGGAGGTGCCGTTAGAGGTTGTTCCCATGGAGATGACCCCCCCTCAGGTGGCCATGCCCTCTGCCccagacaccgagagagagggggagtcagCGAGTCAGTCAGAGAGGGGGACGGAGAAAGCGGCAGAAAGCTCCTGTggcgag CTCCCCCATATAGACGCTCCTCCTCCTAAGAGGCGGGGTCGCAGGCGCCAGCTCATCTTTGCCGACCCTCAGGTGCAGATCTCCCAGGATACCATGCGGGTGCAGATCGAGGACACCAAGGTTGAGACTCTGCTCCTG TCTCAGGTGCTGATAAACTTTCCTGCCCAGAAGAAGCTCCTCCCAGCAGAGCTCTACACTGCCCCTTCTGGCT CTCTCCTGCACCCTGACCTCCTGTTGCTATGGAAACAGTGCGCCGTCCTCACTACGCTTCCTCGCAccggggagagaggcagagaggaggagactgagGAGGAGGGCAGCTccgagatggagagagtgaggatagaggtggagagaaagaggacggACTCTAGTATGCGAGAG ATCCCACAAGAGTTGCTGAAATCAGGAGGAGCAGCCCCATCTGAAGCATCAG CCGAGTTTCTTCTAGACGTGTCCAGAGAGGACAAATCCCTCGAGCAGATCACCCCTgtcagcagatg GTCTCCTATGGAAGAAGCCCCAGTGCCAATGGAGGCTATAGAAGAGGAACATGTGGCTCTACCAGGCAGAGAAGAGGAGATAGAAGGTAGAGAG TGTGGTGTCCTCGTACCTCCTGAGGTTTGGGAAAGTcaccttttactctctgttgCCCCTGGAGGCAGACCGCACTACCGCAGCCCACATTCTCTCCAAACTGCTAG AGCTGGTGTCTGCTGGGGACCTGGCTGTATGTCAGGCTGA
- the rec8b gene encoding REC8 meiotic recombination protein b isoform X1, giving the protein MFYYPNVLQRHSGCFSTIWLAATKGIRITRRELLRVNVGRTCEDIMDYVTVQVAPLCPGLPRPRFSLYLSSQLQYGVVIVYHRQCGFLLEEIQQTIERLVRSERHARIDLAEPDRQAPNVPDSLFLLQEAEGAQDPFFGVMGFEHLLPSPYRIPQPWQLIESMTPERPIGASPGTAPEDGGFKSPPDAITLKEKEQLVIVAVGFEGADLPEATGKEIDMLLEQQDQFHDELEEREREREGERSRDMEPGMTSIDQLKVSVVVGDSVWLLDEETGLPMEVPLEVVPMEMTPPQVAMPSAPDTEREGESASQSERGTEKAAESSCGELPHIDAPPPKRRGRRRQLIFADPQVQISQDTMRVQIEDTKVETLLLSQVLINFPAQKKLLPAELYTAPSGSLLHPDLLLLWKQCAVLTTLPRTGERGREEETEEEGSSEMERVRIEVERKRTDSSMREIPQELLKSGGAAPSEASAEFLLDVSREDKSLEQITPVSRWSPMEEAPVPMEAIEEEHVALPGREEEIEGREVTAEGLLSVVSSYLLRFGKVTFYSLLPLEADRTTAAHILSKLLGILCVVLCSVVMVQSWCLLGTWLYVRLNPTAPSPSSLDHSAPCTPEDVSTCV; this is encoded by the exons ATGTTTTACTATCCAAACGTTCTTCAGAGGCACTCCGGTTGCTTTTCCACTATTTG GTTGGCAGCCACCAAAGGGATCAGGATAACACGCAGAGAGCTTCTGAGGGTCAACGTTGGGCGGACATG TGAGGACATCATGGATTACGTGACGGTCCAGGTGGCTCCACTCTGCCCTGGTCTCCCTCGGCCTCGCTTCTCCCTCTACCTGTCCTCCCAGCTGCAGTATGGGGTGGTTATCGTCTACCACCGCCAGTGTGGTTTCCttctgg aGGAGATCCAGCAGACCATTGAGCGCCTGGTACGCTCTGAGAGACACGCACGCATCGACCTGGCTGAGCCTGACAG ACAAGCCCCAAATGTCCCAGACTCCCTGTTCCTGCTGCAGGAGGCCGAGGGGGCACAGGACCCCTTCTTTGGGGTGATGGGCTTTGAGCACCTGTTGCCTAGTCCCTATAGGATCCCTCAG CCATGGCAGCTGATTGAGAGCATGACTCCAGAGCGCCCCATAGGGGCCAGTCCTGGAACTGCACCAGAGGACGGAG gtttCAAATCCCCTCCTGATGCCATTACCCTGAAAGAGAAGGAGCAGCTTGTCATCGTTGCTGTTGGG TTTGAAGGAGCTGACCTTCCTGAAGCCACTGGCAAAGAGATTGACATGCTTTTGGAGCAGCAGGACCAATTCCATgacg agctagaagagagggaaagggagagagagggagagagaagcagggacATGGAGCCAGGCATGACCTCCATTGACCA gctgAAGGTGTCGGTggtggtgggggacagtgtgtggcTGCTGGATGAGGAGACCGGTCTGCCCATGGAGGTGCCGTTAGAGGTTGTTCCCATGGAGATGACCCCCCCTCAGGTGGCCATGCCCTCTGCCccagacaccgagagagagggggagtcagCGAGTCAGTCAGAGAGGGGGACGGAGAAAGCGGCAGAAAGCTCCTGTggcgag CTCCCCCATATAGACGCTCCTCCTCCTAAGAGGCGGGGTCGCAGGCGCCAGCTCATCTTTGCCGACCCTCAGGTGCAGATCTCCCAGGATACCATGCGGGTGCAGATCGAGGACACCAAGGTTGAGACTCTGCTCCTG TCTCAGGTGCTGATAAACTTTCCTGCCCAGAAGAAGCTCCTCCCAGCAGAGCTCTACACTGCCCCTTCTGGCT CTCTCCTGCACCCTGACCTCCTGTTGCTATGGAAACAGTGCGCCGTCCTCACTACGCTTCCTCGCAccggggagagaggcagagaggaggagactgagGAGGAGGGCAGCTccgagatggagagagtgaggatagaggtggagagaaagaggacggACTCTAGTATGCGAGAG ATCCCACAAGAGTTGCTGAAATCAGGAGGAGCAGCCCCATCTGAAGCATCAG CCGAGTTTCTTCTAGACGTGTCCAGAGAGGACAAATCCCTCGAGCAGATCACCCCTgtcagcagatg GTCTCCTATGGAAGAAGCCCCAGTGCCAATGGAGGCTATAGAAGAGGAACATGTGGCTCTACCAGGCAGAGAAGAGGAGATAGAAGGTAGAGAGGTAACTGCAGAGGGCCTGTTGAG TGTGGTGTCCTCGTACCTCCTGAGGTTTGGGAAAGTcaccttttactctctgttgCCCCTGGAGGCAGACCGCACTACCGCAGCCCACATTCTCTCCAAACTGCTAG GTattttgtgtgttgtgttgtgttccgtTGTGATGGTCCAGAGCTGGTGTCTGCTGGGGACCTGGCTGTATGTCAGGCTGAACCCTACAGCCCCATCACCATCATCCCTGGACCACTCAGCACCATGCACGCCTGAGGATGTTTCCACCTGCGTTTGA
- the rec8b gene encoding REC8 meiotic recombination protein b isoform X3 produces the protein MFYYPNVLQRHSGCFSTIWLAATKGIRITRRELLRVNVGRTCEDIMDYVTVQVAPLCPGLPRPRFSLYLSSQLQYGVVIVYHRQCGFLLEEIQQTIERLVRSERHARIDLAEPDRQAPNVPDSLFLLQEAEGAQDPFFGVMGFEHLLPSPYRIPQPWQLIESMTPERPIGASPGTAPEDGGFKSPPDAITLKEKEQLVIVAVGFEGADLPEATGKEIDMLLEQQDQFHDELEEREREREGERSRDMEPGMTSIDQLKVSVVVGDSVWLLDEETGLPMEVPLEVVPMEMTPPQVAMPSAPDTEREGESASQSERGTEKAAESSCGELPHIDAPPPKRRGRRRQLIFADPQVQISQDTMRVQIEDTKVETLLLSQVLINFPAQKKLLPAELYTAPSGSLLHPDLLLLWKQCAVLTTLPRTGERGREEETEEEGSSEMERVRIEVERKRTDSSMREIPQELLKSGGAAPSEASAEFLLDVSREDKSLEQITPVSRWSPMEEAPVPMEAIEEEHVALPGREEEIEGREVTAEGLLSVVSSYLLRFGKVTFYSLLPLEADRTTAAHILSKLLELVSAGDLAVCQAEPYSPITIIPGPLSTMHA, from the exons ATGTTTTACTATCCAAACGTTCTTCAGAGGCACTCCGGTTGCTTTTCCACTATTTG GTTGGCAGCCACCAAAGGGATCAGGATAACACGCAGAGAGCTTCTGAGGGTCAACGTTGGGCGGACATG TGAGGACATCATGGATTACGTGACGGTCCAGGTGGCTCCACTCTGCCCTGGTCTCCCTCGGCCTCGCTTCTCCCTCTACCTGTCCTCCCAGCTGCAGTATGGGGTGGTTATCGTCTACCACCGCCAGTGTGGTTTCCttctgg aGGAGATCCAGCAGACCATTGAGCGCCTGGTACGCTCTGAGAGACACGCACGCATCGACCTGGCTGAGCCTGACAG ACAAGCCCCAAATGTCCCAGACTCCCTGTTCCTGCTGCAGGAGGCCGAGGGGGCACAGGACCCCTTCTTTGGGGTGATGGGCTTTGAGCACCTGTTGCCTAGTCCCTATAGGATCCCTCAG CCATGGCAGCTGATTGAGAGCATGACTCCAGAGCGCCCCATAGGGGCCAGTCCTGGAACTGCACCAGAGGACGGAG gtttCAAATCCCCTCCTGATGCCATTACCCTGAAAGAGAAGGAGCAGCTTGTCATCGTTGCTGTTGGG TTTGAAGGAGCTGACCTTCCTGAAGCCACTGGCAAAGAGATTGACATGCTTTTGGAGCAGCAGGACCAATTCCATgacg agctagaagagagggaaagggagagagagggagagagaagcagggacATGGAGCCAGGCATGACCTCCATTGACCA gctgAAGGTGTCGGTggtggtgggggacagtgtgtggcTGCTGGATGAGGAGACCGGTCTGCCCATGGAGGTGCCGTTAGAGGTTGTTCCCATGGAGATGACCCCCCCTCAGGTGGCCATGCCCTCTGCCccagacaccgagagagagggggagtcagCGAGTCAGTCAGAGAGGGGGACGGAGAAAGCGGCAGAAAGCTCCTGTggcgag CTCCCCCATATAGACGCTCCTCCTCCTAAGAGGCGGGGTCGCAGGCGCCAGCTCATCTTTGCCGACCCTCAGGTGCAGATCTCCCAGGATACCATGCGGGTGCAGATCGAGGACACCAAGGTTGAGACTCTGCTCCTG TCTCAGGTGCTGATAAACTTTCCTGCCCAGAAGAAGCTCCTCCCAGCAGAGCTCTACACTGCCCCTTCTGGCT CTCTCCTGCACCCTGACCTCCTGTTGCTATGGAAACAGTGCGCCGTCCTCACTACGCTTCCTCGCAccggggagagaggcagagaggaggagactgagGAGGAGGGCAGCTccgagatggagagagtgaggatagaggtggagagaaagaggacggACTCTAGTATGCGAGAG ATCCCACAAGAGTTGCTGAAATCAGGAGGAGCAGCCCCATCTGAAGCATCAG CCGAGTTTCTTCTAGACGTGTCCAGAGAGGACAAATCCCTCGAGCAGATCACCCCTgtcagcagatg GTCTCCTATGGAAGAAGCCCCAGTGCCAATGGAGGCTATAGAAGAGGAACATGTGGCTCTACCAGGCAGAGAAGAGGAGATAGAAGGTAGAGAGGTAACTGCAGAGGGCCTGTTGAG TGTGGTGTCCTCGTACCTCCTGAGGTTTGGGAAAGTcaccttttactctctgttgCCCCTGGAGGCAGACCGCACTACCGCAGCCCACATTCTCTCCAAACTGCTAG AGCTGGTGTCTGCTGGGGACCTGGCTGTATGTCAGGCTGAACCCTACAGCCCCATCACCATCATCCCTGGACCACTCAGCACCATGCACGCCTGA
- the rec8b gene encoding REC8 meiotic recombination protein b isoform X2 — MFYYPNVLQRHSGCFSTIWLAATKGIRITRRELLRVNVGRTCEDIMDYVTVQVAPLCPGLPRPRFSLYLSSQLQYGVVIVYHRQCGFLLEEIQQTIERLVRSERHARIDLAEPDRQAPNVPDSLFLLQEAEGAQDPFFGVMGFEHLLPSPYRIPQPWQLIESMTPERPIGASPGTAPEDGGFKSPPDAITLKEKEQLVIVAVGFEGADLPEATGKEIDMLLEQQDQFHDELEEREREREGERSRDMEPGMTSIDQLKVSVVVGDSVWLLDEETGLPMEVPLEVVPMEMTPPQVAMPSAPDTEREGESASQSERGTEKAAESSCGELPHIDAPPPKRRGRRRQLIFADPQVQISQDTMRVQIEDTKVETLLLSQVLINFPAQKKLLPAELYTAPSGSLLHPDLLLLWKQCAVLTTLPRTGERGREEETEEEGSSEMERVRIEVERKRTDSSMREIPQELLKSGGAAPSEASAEFLLDVSREDKSLEQITPVSRWSPMEEAPVPMEAIEEEHVALPGREEEIEGRECGVLVPPEVWESHLLLSVAPGGRPHYRSPHSLQTARYFVCCVVFRCDGPELVSAGDLAVCQAEPYSPITIIPGPLSTMHA, encoded by the exons ATGTTTTACTATCCAAACGTTCTTCAGAGGCACTCCGGTTGCTTTTCCACTATTTG GTTGGCAGCCACCAAAGGGATCAGGATAACACGCAGAGAGCTTCTGAGGGTCAACGTTGGGCGGACATG TGAGGACATCATGGATTACGTGACGGTCCAGGTGGCTCCACTCTGCCCTGGTCTCCCTCGGCCTCGCTTCTCCCTCTACCTGTCCTCCCAGCTGCAGTATGGGGTGGTTATCGTCTACCACCGCCAGTGTGGTTTCCttctgg aGGAGATCCAGCAGACCATTGAGCGCCTGGTACGCTCTGAGAGACACGCACGCATCGACCTGGCTGAGCCTGACAG ACAAGCCCCAAATGTCCCAGACTCCCTGTTCCTGCTGCAGGAGGCCGAGGGGGCACAGGACCCCTTCTTTGGGGTGATGGGCTTTGAGCACCTGTTGCCTAGTCCCTATAGGATCCCTCAG CCATGGCAGCTGATTGAGAGCATGACTCCAGAGCGCCCCATAGGGGCCAGTCCTGGAACTGCACCAGAGGACGGAG gtttCAAATCCCCTCCTGATGCCATTACCCTGAAAGAGAAGGAGCAGCTTGTCATCGTTGCTGTTGGG TTTGAAGGAGCTGACCTTCCTGAAGCCACTGGCAAAGAGATTGACATGCTTTTGGAGCAGCAGGACCAATTCCATgacg agctagaagagagggaaagggagagagagggagagagaagcagggacATGGAGCCAGGCATGACCTCCATTGACCA gctgAAGGTGTCGGTggtggtgggggacagtgtgtggcTGCTGGATGAGGAGACCGGTCTGCCCATGGAGGTGCCGTTAGAGGTTGTTCCCATGGAGATGACCCCCCCTCAGGTGGCCATGCCCTCTGCCccagacaccgagagagagggggagtcagCGAGTCAGTCAGAGAGGGGGACGGAGAAAGCGGCAGAAAGCTCCTGTggcgag CTCCCCCATATAGACGCTCCTCCTCCTAAGAGGCGGGGTCGCAGGCGCCAGCTCATCTTTGCCGACCCTCAGGTGCAGATCTCCCAGGATACCATGCGGGTGCAGATCGAGGACACCAAGGTTGAGACTCTGCTCCTG TCTCAGGTGCTGATAAACTTTCCTGCCCAGAAGAAGCTCCTCCCAGCAGAGCTCTACACTGCCCCTTCTGGCT CTCTCCTGCACCCTGACCTCCTGTTGCTATGGAAACAGTGCGCCGTCCTCACTACGCTTCCTCGCAccggggagagaggcagagaggaggagactgagGAGGAGGGCAGCTccgagatggagagagtgaggatagaggtggagagaaagaggacggACTCTAGTATGCGAGAG ATCCCACAAGAGTTGCTGAAATCAGGAGGAGCAGCCCCATCTGAAGCATCAG CCGAGTTTCTTCTAGACGTGTCCAGAGAGGACAAATCCCTCGAGCAGATCACCCCTgtcagcagatg GTCTCCTATGGAAGAAGCCCCAGTGCCAATGGAGGCTATAGAAGAGGAACATGTGGCTCTACCAGGCAGAGAAGAGGAGATAGAAGGTAGAGAG TGTGGTGTCCTCGTACCTCCTGAGGTTTGGGAAAGTcaccttttactctctgttgCCCCTGGAGGCAGACCGCACTACCGCAGCCCACATTCTCTCCAAACTGCTAG GTattttgtgtgttgtgttgtgttccgtTGTGATGGTCCAGAGCTGGTGTCTGCTGGGGACCTGGCTGTATGTCAGGCTGAACCCTACAGCCCCATCACCATCATCCCTGGACCACTCAGCACCATGCACGCCTGA